In a single window of the Pseudodesulfovibrio profundus genome:
- a CDS encoding cation diffusion facilitator family transporter — protein MSDPQNEVDNDLLVARKRAAFSVLLNLTLAVVKGIAGVISGSAALIGDAIHSATDVFASGVALAGLWIAGKKHPSFPFGLYKAENIATLVISIAVIVVAYEIGRDALLGGSSIPDASLALPVAVGSLVVATAFGLYQMREGRRLGSPALMADARDYLVDGASTCVVIVGLIGAYLGYALDRWAAGAVSLFVFWAGFQLLKDAVRDLLDAAMPKKLVREVMELVEQQPQVARVIECIGRQAGGRFIVNLDVLLRTDDHKTADRIGDRLEKSVKVAFPRIVMVHVRTHFGHDDERRRLTPVVEPGGAAAEGLASAPWFMLEVIHGKSGEVEERTYHENPHKDAEKRKGLLVGQWLMGLRPDELVVPDNHAGTAVVLLEEAGVVMLPK, from the coding sequence GTGAGTGATCCGCAAAATGAAGTGGACAATGATCTTCTGGTGGCCCGAAAGCGCGCCGCCTTTTCAGTGTTGCTCAACCTGACGCTTGCAGTGGTCAAAGGGATCGCCGGTGTGATTTCCGGCAGTGCAGCATTGATTGGTGACGCCATCCACTCGGCGACCGATGTGTTTGCATCCGGCGTGGCCCTTGCCGGATTGTGGATTGCCGGTAAAAAGCATCCTTCATTCCCCTTTGGTTTGTATAAGGCAGAAAACATTGCCACGCTGGTCATTTCCATAGCTGTCATTGTCGTGGCGTACGAGATTGGCCGTGATGCCCTGCTTGGCGGATCATCCATCCCGGATGCCTCTCTGGCACTGCCTGTTGCCGTCGGTTCGCTTGTCGTGGCCACGGCGTTCGGCCTCTATCAAATGCGTGAAGGGAGGCGACTTGGCTCGCCCGCTCTCATGGCCGATGCCCGCGACTATCTTGTGGATGGCGCGTCGACCTGCGTGGTCATAGTCGGGCTGATCGGTGCCTATTTGGGATATGCTCTGGATCGTTGGGCTGCGGGTGCGGTTTCACTTTTCGTTTTCTGGGCCGGATTCCAGCTCCTCAAGGATGCCGTGCGTGACCTGCTTGATGCGGCCATGCCCAAAAAGCTGGTCCGTGAAGTGATGGAGTTGGTTGAGCAACAACCGCAGGTCGCTCGTGTCATTGAGTGCATCGGTCGGCAGGCCGGTGGCCGATTCATCGTCAATCTCGATGTGTTGTTGCGAACAGATGACCATAAAACAGCGGACAGGATTGGGGATCGTTTGGAAAAATCAGTGAAGGTGGCTTTCCCACGGATTGTCATGGTCCATGTCAGAACCCACTTCGGCCATGATGATGAGCGGCGAAGGCTGACTCCGGTTGTCGAACCGGGGGGAGCGGCGGCGGAAGGGCTTGCTTCCGCACCATGGTTCATGCTCGAAGTCATCCATGGGAAGTCGGGTGAAGTGGAAGAGCGGACCTATCATGAGAATCCGCACAAGGACGCGGAAAAACGCAAAGGATTGCTCGTAGGTCAGTGGCTGATGGGCCTGCGCCCGGATGAATTGGTTGTTCCGGATAACCATGCCGGTACAGCGGTGGTTCTTCTGGAGGAGGCAGGGGTTGTGATGCTGCCAAAATAA
- a CDS encoding HMA2 domain-containing protein, whose translation MSAAAAHGRIRFRNEALKVAEFGYGVRDALLEVKGVVQVQVNKRIGSILILFDKTKVSGEKILSKIADSLGVDMKKVKANISSMQKSLTGKKGRTYVKRGLMASIAAALGIVYFSEKWHVAAGVVFVHFLALHLYQNKRTLLK comes from the coding sequence ATGTCAGCCGCCGCAGCACACGGTCGGATTCGCTTCAGAAACGAGGCTCTCAAGGTCGCCGAATTTGGGTATGGTGTCCGGGACGCCCTCCTGGAAGTCAAAGGAGTGGTTCAGGTTCAGGTCAACAAACGAATCGGCAGCATTCTGATCCTGTTCGACAAGACCAAGGTTTCGGGTGAAAAGATTCTGTCAAAGATTGCTGATTCGCTTGGTGTGGACATGAAAAAGGTCAAAGCAAATATCAGCTCAATGCAGAAGTCGCTCACCGGAAAGAAGGGACGCACCTACGTCAAGCGAGGTCTCATGGCTTCCATCGCAGCGGCTCTGGGAATCGTGTATTTCTCGGAAAAATGGCACGTCGCGGCCGGGGTTGTTTTCGTTCATTTCCTGGCGCTGCATCTCTACCAGAACAAGCGAACTCTCTTGAAATAA
- a CDS encoding SLC13 family permease yields the protein MNNISPDTLITFAIFGVSAILFVSNRLRSDLIGVLVILALSLSGVLTPDEALAGFSNPVLIILVCMFVVGEAVSNTGIAQRLAKKVADVGHGSEALLITLLMVAAGFLGAFMNSTATVAIFIPLAVSVCNEADLNRKRLLIPISIAALVSGMMTLVASTQNLISNQLVISYNLEPIDFFEFTPFGLCILSAAILYTLFFGRRLLGPQECSETPNRGMRTSDLIKKYDLHDKMRRYQIQPGSSLIGLNVFQARLRENFDLDLLAVEKTRLRGRQFIKPCVETPFQEGDILLLVGEVEDLKTAAEKKKLQACSRLHGEVRQAMLQEIGAAEILIGPDSSLIGQTLKQIQFRRRYDVTVISVRRGGKTDRDLKTDHRLRFGDTLLVCGAWTDILNLMDERVNFVLLNMPRESCEVLPARHKAPLVVAILTTMILCMAFEVLPTVLIAMLVGLSLMLTGCVNLKKIYRKISWQSIILIGGMLPMATALDKSGASDAISANWTALVHAWPPIAILFALFFLTAAVGLFLPASATAVLIIPIAIEAALDIGMPPHALIMTTTIACACPFISPYSAPANLLAMETGGYELKDFIRIGTPLLFMAATITVFLVQYLYL from the coding sequence ATGAATAATATATCTCCCGATACACTCATCACGTTCGCCATTTTCGGTGTGAGCGCTATCCTCTTCGTCAGCAACAGATTACGTAGCGACCTGATCGGCGTACTGGTCATCCTTGCATTGAGTCTTAGCGGAGTACTCACTCCAGATGAGGCGCTTGCCGGTTTCTCCAACCCTGTCCTCATCATCCTCGTCTGCATGTTCGTCGTGGGTGAGGCCGTATCCAATACAGGCATAGCGCAACGACTGGCGAAAAAAGTGGCGGATGTCGGACATGGGAGCGAAGCCCTGCTCATCACCCTGCTCATGGTCGCTGCCGGATTTCTTGGTGCGTTCATGAACTCCACGGCCACTGTCGCCATTTTCATTCCGCTGGCGGTATCGGTCTGCAATGAGGCGGATTTGAACAGGAAGCGGCTGTTGATCCCCATTTCCATCGCTGCATTGGTCAGCGGCATGATGACGCTGGTCGCATCCACACAGAACCTGATCTCCAATCAATTGGTTATTTCATACAATCTCGAACCGATCGACTTTTTCGAGTTCACGCCCTTTGGTCTCTGCATCTTGTCCGCGGCCATTTTGTACACGCTCTTCTTCGGCCGACGCCTTTTGGGACCGCAGGAATGTTCGGAAACGCCTAACCGGGGCATGCGGACCAGTGATCTCATCAAAAAATACGACCTCCATGACAAAATGCGGCGGTACCAGATTCAGCCTGGATCGTCCTTGATCGGCTTGAACGTGTTTCAGGCCAGGCTCCGTGAAAATTTTGATCTCGATCTACTGGCCGTGGAGAAGACCCGATTGCGTGGCCGCCAGTTCATAAAGCCGTGCGTGGAAACCCCATTTCAGGAGGGGGATATTCTCCTGCTCGTGGGCGAAGTGGAAGACCTCAAAACCGCTGCTGAGAAGAAGAAACTCCAGGCATGCAGCCGCTTACACGGTGAAGTACGGCAGGCGATGCTACAGGAGATTGGTGCGGCCGAAATTCTGATCGGTCCCGACTCCAGCCTCATAGGACAGACCCTCAAGCAGATTCAGTTCCGGCGGCGGTACGATGTCACGGTCATCAGCGTGCGCCGTGGCGGAAAGACCGACCGCGACCTCAAGACCGATCACCGGCTCCGCTTTGGTGACACCCTGCTTGTCTGCGGAGCGTGGACGGACATCCTGAATCTCATGGACGAGAGGGTGAACTTTGTCTTGCTGAACATGCCGCGTGAAAGCTGTGAAGTGTTACCCGCACGGCACAAGGCGCCGCTTGTGGTGGCGATTCTGACGACCATGATCCTGTGCATGGCCTTTGAAGTGCTGCCCACCGTGCTTATCGCCATGCTGGTCGGCTTGTCGCTTATGCTGACCGGGTGCGTGAATCTCAAAAAGATTTACCGGAAGATCAGTTGGCAATCGATCATACTGATTGGTGGCATGCTTCCCATGGCCACCGCGCTGGACAAATCGGGCGCCTCGGATGCCATATCCGCCAACTGGACCGCTCTTGTTCATGCATGGCCGCCCATAGCCATACTCTTTGCCCTGTTCTTCCTTACCGCTGCCGTGGGCCTGTTTTTGCCTGCCAGCGCAACAGCGGTCCTGATCATCCCCATTGCCATCGAAGCGGCACTGGATATCGGCATGCCGCCCCATGCACTGATCATGACGACCACCATTGCCTGCGCGTGCCCGTTCATTTCTCCCTACTCCGCTCCGGCCAACCTGCTGGCAATGGAGACCGGAGGATACGAACTCAAGGACTTCATCCGAATCGGCACGCCGCTTCTATTCATGGCCGCGACCATAACGGTGTTCCTGGTCCAGTATCTCTACCTGTAA
- a CDS encoding ABC transporter ATP-binding protein produces MYSDNTSTAANTRIIDIQNLSKEYTTQRGEPLLAVSDVTLRIAENSFTCIVGPSGCGKSTILRVAAGLESATSGSVHYRSNAVSKPCGKIGLVFQEYSLFPWLTVIDNVAMGPAFAKAPRKEREERARNYLRMVDMIDFCDAYPHELSGGMRQRVAIARALCNDPDVLLMDEPFGALDAHTRILLQRELLKVWELTRKTIVLVTHSVDEAVYLADQIVIMTNRPGRIRSVLDVNMERPRSRAMPEFGKLTDHILKELE; encoded by the coding sequence ATGTACTCGGACAATACCAGCACGGCGGCCAACACCCGAATCATTGATATCCAGAACCTGTCCAAGGAATATACGACCCAGCGCGGAGAACCGTTGCTCGCTGTATCCGATGTGACACTTCGGATTGCCGAAAATTCCTTCACCTGCATTGTCGGCCCTTCGGGCTGCGGGAAGTCCACCATTCTGCGGGTCGCCGCCGGGTTGGAATCCGCCACGAGCGGAAGCGTTCACTATCGCTCCAACGCCGTATCAAAGCCGTGCGGCAAGATAGGACTCGTCTTTCAGGAATATTCACTATTCCCCTGGCTCACAGTAATAGACAATGTCGCCATGGGACCGGCCTTTGCCAAAGCGCCGCGCAAGGAACGCGAAGAACGTGCCCGAAACTATTTGCGCATGGTGGACATGATTGATTTCTGCGACGCCTACCCCCATGAATTATCGGGCGGTATGCGCCAGCGTGTGGCCATAGCCCGTGCCCTGTGCAATGATCCTGACGTATTGCTCATGGATGAACCCTTCGGCGCACTGGATGCCCACACCCGCATCCTGCTTCAACGCGAACTGCTCAAGGTTTGGGAGTTGACGCGCAAAACGATCGTTCTGGTGACCCATAGCGTCGATGAAGCTGTCTACCTTGCCGACCAGATCGTGATCATGACCAATCGTCCAGGCCGTATTCGTTCGGTGCTCGACGTGAACATGGAACGACCACGCAGTCGGGCGATGCCGGAATTCGGGAAATTGACAGACCACATCCTGAAAGAGTTGGAATAG
- a CDS encoding ABC transporter permease, whose protein sequence is MKNRPLYLFIPLMAPTLLCIVWMILADRIDNQVILPSIGQVADIIIHPTSDLIGMGSLTANVLVSLARVVLGYTAAAIIAIPLGILMGYYGPTFHFFNGFLNLFRPIPPLAWVPLVMAWFGISSLATLSGVEIGQAYVYLDNVKFAMLFIIFIGAFYPILTSTIQGVRSVNPTLIDSARVLGAGEGQIFRKVLLPAAMPSIITGMRIGLGIAWMCLVSAEMLPGSLSGIGYMITHAFTLASTDIVIAGMISIGLVGACMDTVFRHIEHTHFSWRR, encoded by the coding sequence ATGAAGAACCGTCCCCTGTACCTCTTCATCCCTCTCATGGCACCGACGTTGCTGTGTATTGTCTGGATGATCCTTGCTGATCGGATCGATAATCAGGTTATCCTGCCCTCCATCGGACAGGTGGCTGATATCATCATTCACCCCACCAGTGACCTGATCGGCATGGGATCACTGACCGCCAACGTGCTGGTCAGTCTGGCACGCGTGGTCCTCGGCTATACAGCAGCCGCGATCATAGCCATCCCCCTGGGCATCCTCATGGGGTATTACGGCCCGACTTTCCACTTCTTCAATGGCTTCCTGAATCTCTTCCGGCCCATCCCACCCCTGGCATGGGTGCCGCTGGTCATGGCGTGGTTCGGCATCTCCAGTCTGGCAACGCTTTCCGGCGTAGAGATTGGTCAGGCATACGTCTATCTGGATAACGTCAAGTTCGCCATGTTGTTCATCATTTTCATTGGCGCATTCTACCCGATCCTGACCTCCACCATTCAGGGCGTGCGCAGCGTCAACCCAACACTTATCGATTCGGCCCGCGTGCTTGGAGCCGGAGAAGGCCAGATATTTCGTAAGGTGCTGCTTCCCGCCGCCATGCCCTCCATCATTACAGGCATGCGAATCGGGCTGGGAATCGCCTGGATGTGCCTGGTATCCGCAGAGATGCTGCCAGGTTCGCTTTCGGGCATCGGATACATGATCACCCACGCTTTCACTCTCGCCTCCACCGACATCGTCATCGCAGGCATGATTTCCATCGGGCTGGTCGGCGCGTGCATGGATACGGTATTCCGGCACATCGAACACACTCATTTTTCCTGGCGGAGATAA
- a CDS encoding CmpA/NrtA family ABC transporter substrate-binding protein, with protein sequence MTRCAIHKSLFLLAALLLVITLTTGPAAAADVPKLSLGYVFTTHHTPLMVAAIKGEAFKEDGVYLKTLIPKKKYMLMSAEDQPLAELSLLVSKSGSETITLFAMNQMDMALASSTAFMSGVDKGTKVKALCPMHVDGMAMVFPADSEVNGYDAVAAAVNESKTPFKIGYHSPTSAPRVVFEGALHKAGFKITGDPNDATADILMVDLKSTSNLIPALLSKQVDCWVGPAPHPSVAEFKGVGHIALNSRDLPPEGDWHDFPCCVMGASESLIAERPEIVQAMTDLMTTSTRWSNSHRAEAAKISADWIGAPEEALAKSAIIYSTDPTEKWLNGEQMFIDMLRSMNKLKGNLKDTSPEETWSKLFDFTFVNNSLDR encoded by the coding sequence ATGACACGGTGTGCTATTCACAAATCACTATTCCTGCTGGCAGCCCTGTTGCTGGTCATTACTTTGACCACAGGACCGGCAGCCGCAGCGGATGTACCCAAACTCAGCCTGGGGTATGTCTTCACCACCCACCACACCCCGCTTATGGTGGCAGCCATCAAGGGAGAAGCCTTCAAAGAAGATGGTGTCTACCTGAAAACCCTGATCCCCAAAAAGAAATACATGCTGATGTCTGCTGAGGACCAACCTCTGGCAGAACTTTCCCTTCTGGTTTCCAAAAGTGGTTCGGAAACGATCACCCTTTTCGCCATGAACCAGATGGACATGGCCCTAGCTTCCAGCACCGCATTCATGAGCGGCGTGGATAAGGGGACCAAGGTCAAGGCGCTGTGCCCCATGCATGTGGACGGCATGGCCATGGTTTTCCCGGCGGATAGTGAAGTCAACGGCTATGACGCTGTGGCAGCAGCCGTCAATGAATCCAAGACGCCCTTCAAAATCGGCTACCATTCACCGACCAGCGCCCCCCGCGTCGTGTTTGAAGGCGCATTGCACAAGGCCGGCTTCAAGATCACCGGTGACCCCAACGATGCGACCGCCGACATCCTGATGGTGGACCTCAAGTCCACATCCAACCTGATCCCCGCTCTGCTCAGCAAGCAGGTCGACTGCTGGGTCGGTCCTGCGCCCCATCCGTCCGTTGCTGAATTCAAAGGTGTGGGCCACATCGCTCTCAATTCACGCGACCTGCCGCCCGAAGGCGACTGGCATGATTTCCCCTGCTGCGTCATGGGAGCCTCTGAATCACTCATAGCCGAACGCCCCGAAATTGTTCAGGCCATGACCGATCTCATGACCACCTCGACCAGATGGAGTAATTCCCACCGGGCTGAAGCGGCCAAGATTTCCGCTGATTGGATTGGTGCTCCGGAAGAGGCACTGGCAAAGTCTGCCATCATCTACAGCACAGACCCAACAGAGAAATGGCTGAACGGCGAACAGATGTTCATCGACATGCTGCGCAGCATGAACAAACTCAAAGGTAACTTGAAAGACACTTCCCCTGAAGAAACATGGTCGAAGTTGTTCGATTTCACCTTTGTGAACAACAGTCTGGACCGCTAA
- a CDS encoding double-cubane-cluster-containing anaerobic reductase, with protein sequence MNIKHFINFSELSIADLDAWREDGGTVAGVYCIYAPTEVIRAANVAPISLCGKKQDPIKEAERELPPSLCPLIKSSYGYAINGTCPFFSASDVLIAETTCDGKKKMYELMGRLKPLHLMQLPHTQTGEAALQYWLHGLHELAAFLTSYSGTEVTDEALAREIAEQNAIRSELARVAQSAADDRSPLTAGDLLAIQESKSFSVYPHKYLAALTELRRDLEAHLAQPNLPAKSNPRILLTGCPSGKGSDKLINIIDELGGRVVCMENCTGLKGMTLPVDETGDPWEALARRYLSIPCSCMSPNANRLTSLQEMAEAYRVDAIIDLTWLGCHTYNAESTTVKRFVEGELGLPFLRVETDYSTSDTEQLRTRVEAFIEIL encoded by the coding sequence ATGAATATTAAACATTTCATTAATTTTTCTGAACTGAGCATCGCAGACCTGGACGCATGGAGAGAGGATGGAGGCACTGTGGCTGGCGTCTACTGTATCTACGCTCCCACCGAAGTGATCCGCGCGGCCAATGTTGCTCCTATCAGCCTGTGCGGCAAAAAGCAGGACCCGATAAAGGAAGCGGAACGCGAACTTCCGCCAAGCCTTTGTCCGCTGATCAAGTCGAGCTACGGTTACGCGATCAACGGAACCTGCCCGTTTTTCTCTGCCTCTGATGTGCTGATTGCCGAGACAACCTGCGACGGTAAAAAGAAGATGTATGAATTGATGGGGCGCCTGAAGCCGCTTCACCTCATGCAGTTGCCGCACACGCAAACGGGCGAAGCCGCGCTCCAATACTGGTTGCATGGTCTTCACGAACTGGCGGCCTTTCTCACTTCATATTCTGGCACAGAAGTCACCGACGAAGCGCTGGCCCGTGAAATTGCGGAACAGAACGCCATTCGATCCGAACTGGCCCGTGTGGCCCAATCGGCCGCAGACGACCGTTCACCGCTGACCGCCGGAGACCTCCTTGCCATACAGGAGAGCAAATCCTTCTCCGTCTATCCCCACAAATATCTGGCGGCTCTCACCGAGCTTCGTCGAGACCTGGAGGCTCATCTGGCCCAGCCGAATCTTCCAGCCAAATCCAATCCTCGAATACTGCTTACAGGGTGCCCTTCGGGCAAAGGGTCGGACAAGCTCATCAACATAATTGATGAACTCGGAGGTCGGGTTGTGTGCATGGAGAACTGTACCGGACTCAAGGGAATGACACTGCCTGTCGACGAAACCGGCGATCCATGGGAAGCACTGGCCCGGCGCTATCTCAGCATTCCCTGCTCCTGCATGAGCCCCAATGCCAACAGGCTCACCTCGCTTCAAGAAATGGCCGAAGCCTACCGGGTGGATGCGATCATCGACCTGACCTGGCTCGGCTGCCACACATACAATGCGGAATCGACCACGGTGAAGCGGTTTGTCGAAGGAGAACTCGGCCTGCCCTTTTTACGCGTGGAAACAGACTACAGCACCTCCGACACCGAGCAATTACGTACGCGCGTCGAGGCTTTCATCGAAATCTTGTAA
- the nhaB gene encoding sodium/proton antiporter NhaB, with the protein MQSSRMTHFFNLFLGNAPRWYKFTILAFLILNPLILLTAGPFVTGWLLIAEFIFTLTMALKCYPLPPGGLLAIEAIALGLTTPEVVYHEAHNNFEVILLLIFMVAGIYFMKDFLQFTFTRILVKVRSKKLISLLFCLAGAILSAFLDALTVTAVIIAVAYGFYNVYHRFVSGMNQGDTHDLASDDSLKQTNREELRAFRAFLRNLMMHGAVGTALGGVCTLVGEPQNLLIGSEMGWHFLPFFLEVLPVSMPVFGVGLLTCLAVEQFKIFGYGAELPGNIRSFLLEEAIRQEEKRGEPGKVKLMLQALAGVWLIVALAFHLAAVGIIGLSVIVLLTAFTGVVEEHQLGHAFEEALPFTALLVVFFAIVAVIHSQHLFAPIINYVLSLEGQDQLAAYYIANGVLSAISDNVFVATVYISETKLHFVQMLGTVPDIGMTGQALMDKLTDTQVARADVLATLPSEAARQAGQIMTHFDKLAVAINTGTNIPSVATPNGQAAFLFLLTSALAPVIRLSYGRMVYLALPYTITMSITGLAAVYYIL; encoded by the coding sequence ATGCAATCATCACGCATGACTCACTTTTTCAATTTGTTTCTTGGCAACGCGCCTCGTTGGTACAAATTCACCATCCTTGCGTTCCTTATCCTGAACCCGTTGATTCTGTTGACTGCCGGCCCGTTCGTGACCGGCTGGTTGCTGATCGCCGAGTTCATCTTCACCCTGACCATGGCACTCAAGTGCTATCCCCTGCCACCGGGCGGACTTCTCGCCATTGAGGCCATCGCCCTGGGACTGACCACCCCTGAAGTCGTCTATCATGAGGCGCACAACAACTTTGAAGTCATCCTGCTGCTCATATTCATGGTGGCAGGCATCTACTTCATGAAAGATTTTCTCCAGTTCACCTTCACGCGCATCCTGGTCAAAGTCAGATCCAAGAAACTGATTTCCCTGCTTTTCTGTCTTGCAGGCGCCATCCTGTCCGCCTTTCTTGATGCGCTGACCGTAACCGCTGTCATCATTGCCGTGGCCTATGGTTTCTACAATGTCTACCACCGGTTCGTTTCCGGCATGAATCAAGGCGACACCCATGATCTCGCCTCTGACGACTCCCTCAAACAGACCAACCGCGAAGAACTGCGTGCGTTTCGCGCTTTCCTGCGCAACCTGATGATGCACGGTGCCGTAGGTACGGCACTGGGCGGTGTATGTACGCTGGTCGGAGAGCCTCAGAACCTGCTCATCGGCAGTGAAATGGGATGGCACTTCCTGCCCTTCTTCCTCGAAGTCCTCCCCGTGTCGATGCCCGTTTTCGGCGTCGGTCTGCTGACCTGTCTGGCCGTAGAACAGTTCAAGATATTCGGCTACGGCGCAGAGCTCCCCGGCAACATCCGCTCCTTCCTGCTCGAAGAAGCCATTCGCCAGGAAGAGAAGCGAGGCGAACCCGGCAAGGTCAAGCTCATGCTGCAGGCGCTGGCCGGTGTTTGGCTCATCGTAGCCCTTGCATTCCACTTGGCCGCAGTCGGCATCATCGGTCTCTCGGTCATTGTTCTGCTCACCGCTTTCACCGGCGTGGTCGAAGAGCATCAGTTGGGACACGCATTTGAAGAAGCCCTGCCGTTTACCGCACTGCTCGTGGTCTTTTTCGCCATTGTCGCCGTCATCCACTCCCAGCACCTTTTCGCGCCGATCATCAATTACGTACTCAGCCTCGAAGGGCAGGATCAGCTGGCCGCATACTATATCGCCAATGGCGTGCTTTCGGCCATTTCCGATAATGTCTTCGTAGCCACGGTGTACATCTCGGAAACCAAGCTCCACTTTGTGCAGATGCTCGGCACAGTTCCAGATATCGGGATGACCGGTCAGGCATTGATGGACAAGCTCACCGATACGCAAGTGGCCCGTGCCGATGTGCTGGCAACCCTTCCGAGCGAAGCTGCCCGTCAGGCCGGACAGATCATGACCCACTTCGACAAGCTGGCCGTTGCCATCAACACGGGTACCAACATCCCGTCCGTCGCAACCCCCAATGGACAGGCCGCGTTCCTGTTCCTGCTTACCAGCGCCCTCGCGCCCGTCATTCGGTTGTCCTACGGACGAATGGTCTACCTGGCCCTGCCATATACGATCACCATGTCGATCACCGGACTGGCAGCCGTCTACTACATTCTGTAG
- the nrfH gene encoding cytochrome c nitrite reductase small subunit, with protein MKFETVLRYSAFIAVAIALGMGLYLAKESKATSYLSSDAIACTNCHVMESYYASWQHSSHAMRAVCVDCHLPVDNYIDKYASKSRDGWNHSVAFTLNTYGKRMLITDDGARRVQENCIRCHSSRSKTLIKNIDRYHAFDSETLGDRKCWDCHREVPHGKVRSINGTPNTLGVRWDR; from the coding sequence ATGAAATTTGAAACGGTGCTGCGGTATAGTGCATTTATAGCGGTGGCTATCGCATTGGGTATGGGGCTATATTTGGCCAAAGAGTCAAAAGCCACATCATACCTATCCAGCGATGCCATTGCCTGCACCAACTGTCACGTCATGGAGAGCTATTACGCCAGTTGGCAACATAGTTCCCATGCCATGCGGGCTGTTTGCGTTGACTGTCATTTACCGGTGGACAACTACATCGATAAATACGCGTCAAAGTCCCGCGACGGATGGAATCATTCCGTGGCTTTCACCCTGAACACCTATGGAAAGCGCATGCTCATCACTGATGACGGCGCCCGTCGTGTACAGGAAAATTGTATCCGTTGTCATTCCAGTCGTTCTAAAACACTCATCAAAAACATCGACCGCTATCATGCTTTCGACAGCGAGACACTCGGAGATCGAAAGTGCTGGGATTGCCATCGTGAGGTGCCGCACGGAAAGGTGCGCAGCATCAATGGCACACCCAATACTCTCGGCGTACGATGGGACCGTTAA